In a genomic window of Mucilaginibacter sp. KACC 22063:
- a CDS encoding zinc-dependent metalloprotease yields the protein MKCFLPITAVLLAVYGTAPAQNRQAGAEGQGRNTEARPAASIASVTQNLKKYEGFFNFYYDDRSGKVYLEIKDFDREFLYFSSLVDGVGNGGPERGQAASVITKFIKVGPKVFLVQPITNYRAVNGSEDEKKAVDNAFAKSILFGFSPVATEDGRVLIDLTPFIVRDVMKIGDNLGTGRGNLGSAIAAGNRAGGGNAGGGYRFDDTRSVVYMDNTKNFPKNSEFEALVTFAGSGSRGGFGRGGGIAADPSAVTVRMHQAFVELPDNNFSMRKFDPRSGFNQFSYYDFSAPMTEPILKRFTARHRLHKKNPNAAVSEPVEPIVYYIDRGAPPLIKKALIEGGSWWNQAFEAAGFKNAFQVKELPEGADPMDIRYNVVNWVNRSGSPERAFSYGSSYTDPRTGEIIKGVVTLGSDRHRQDYLIAEGLLQPYEDGKKVSDKLEQMALARIRQLSAHEIGHTLGLYHNFTSSTHDRASVMDYPFPRFTMKADGSIDISNAYATGIGAWDKRAITWGYAEFPKGTNEDEALDKIMKETLAQGHIFIPDIGGGVHPLAHQWDDGVNAVDQLNKLMMIRRHILDNFSEKAIREDAPMATLEEVLVPMYLLHRYQIEAVSNSLGGLYFTHALKNDGQVVTKMIEPQEQWKAVDALMNTITPDALALPEKLIEKIPPRPVGYPSTVETFGGHTGVTFDPIGAAETAANATLNYLFDSQRAARLIEYQARDAKQPGLLPVLDKVIELTWKAPLQPGYKGELQIMVNNLVLKHLLALAADTHAGENVRGEALLKITDLAAWMGAQSATGMPKQRAAMYFGLSQIKEFQDNPGKFAPPEALDMPPGAPIGMPDNEFEW from the coding sequence ATGAAGTGTTTTTTACCCATTACCGCAGTACTGCTTGCTGTGTATGGTACAGCCCCGGCGCAAAACCGGCAGGCAGGTGCAGAAGGCCAGGGTCGTAATACCGAAGCCAGGCCTGCAGCAAGCATTGCATCTGTTACACAAAACCTTAAAAAGTACGAGGGCTTCTTCAATTTTTATTATGATGACCGTAGCGGCAAAGTCTACCTTGAAATAAAAGATTTTGATAGAGAATTTTTGTATTTCAGTTCGCTGGTTGATGGTGTGGGTAATGGCGGCCCCGAACGCGGGCAGGCCGCTTCAGTGATTACAAAGTTTATTAAGGTAGGCCCAAAGGTATTCCTGGTGCAGCCTATCACCAATTACCGTGCGGTTAATGGTAGTGAAGATGAAAAGAAAGCCGTTGATAATGCCTTTGCAAAATCTATACTGTTCGGGTTTTCGCCTGTAGCAACCGAGGACGGGCGTGTATTGATCGATCTTACACCATTCATCGTCCGCGATGTGATGAAGATAGGCGACAACCTGGGCACCGGCCGCGGTAATCTGGGCAGCGCCATTGCTGCGGGCAACCGTGCAGGTGGCGGTAATGCGGGCGGTGGCTATCGTTTTGATGATACCCGGTCGGTAGTTTACATGGATAACACCAAAAACTTTCCTAAAAACTCGGAGTTTGAAGCGCTGGTTACATTTGCAGGAAGCGGTAGCCGTGGTGGTTTCGGCAGGGGGGGCGGTATAGCAGCCGACCCAAGCGCTGTTACTGTACGCATGCACCAGGCCTTTGTAGAATTGCCTGATAATAATTTCAGTATGCGCAAGTTTGACCCACGGTCGGGCTTTAACCAGTTCTCCTATTATGATTTCTCGGCACCCATGACCGAGCCGATTTTAAAACGCTTTACAGCCAGGCACCGCCTGCATAAAAAGAATCCTAATGCCGCGGTAAGCGAACCTGTAGAGCCAATTGTATATTATATAGACCGTGGTGCGCCGCCGCTAATTAAGAAAGCGCTGATTGAAGGTGGCTCATGGTGGAACCAGGCATTTGAGGCGGCAGGGTTTAAAAATGCTTTCCAGGTAAAGGAATTACCGGAAGGCGCCGACCCAATGGATATCCGTTACAATGTAGTGAACTGGGTTAATCGTTCGGGCAGCCCGGAACGAGCGTTTTCTTACGGTTCATCATATACTGATCCGCGTACAGGTGAGATTATTAAAGGCGTAGTAACATTAGGGTCAGACCGCCACAGGCAGGATTATTTGATTGCCGAAGGTTTGCTTCAGCCTTACGAGGATGGTAAAAAGGTATCTGACAAGTTAGAACAAATGGCTTTGGCGCGTATCCGCCAACTCTCTGCTCATGAGATTGGGCACACCTTGGGTTTGTACCACAACTTTACCTCCAGCACGCATGACCGTGCTTCGGTGATGGATTATCCTTTCCCGCGTTTCACCATGAAGGCAGATGGCTCTATTGATATATCAAACGCTTATGCAACAGGTATAGGAGCATGGGATAAAAGGGCTATCACCTGGGGCTATGCCGAATTTCCGAAAGGTACCAATGAAGATGAAGCACTGGATAAGATCATGAAGGAGACACTGGCGCAGGGGCATATCTTTATCCCTGACATTGGTGGTGGCGTACATCCGCTGGCACATCAATGGGATGACGGCGTTAATGCTGTTGACCAGTTAAATAAGCTGATGATGATCCGTCGGCATATCCTTGATAATTTCTCTGAAAAAGCCATCCGCGAGGATGCGCCAATGGCAACTTTAGAAGAGGTGCTGGTGCCGATGTACCTGCTGCACCGCTACCAGATAGAAGCCGTATCAAACTCTTTAGGTGGGCTATATTTTACACATGCACTTAAAAATGATGGGCAGGTAGTTACCAAAATGATTGAGCCGCAAGAGCAGTGGAAAGCTGTTGATGCGCTGATGAATACCATTACGCCTGATGCTTTGGCACTGCCCGAAAAACTGATCGAAAAGATACCGCCGAGGCCGGTAGGATATCCTTCAACAGTTGAAACATTTGGCGGGCATACCGGTGTAACGTTTGATCCGATAGGCGCTGCCGAAACTGCGGCTAACGCAACATTGAATTATTTATTCGACTCGCAACGCGCAGCACGCTTAATTGAATACCAGGCACGTGATGCAAAACAGCCAGGTTTATTACCTGTACTGGATAAAGTGATCGAACTTACATGGAAAGCGCCGCTGCAACCGGGCTATAAAGGCGAACTGCAAATAATGGTGAATAACCTGGTACTAAAACACCTGCTTGCACTTGCCGCAGACACGCATGCCGGTGAAAATGTAAGGGGAGAGGCCTTGCTTAAAATCACTGACCTTGCCGCATGGATGGGCGCACAATCTGCAACAGGAATGCCTAAACAAAGGGCTGCCATGTATTTTGGCTTGTCGCAGATCAAAGAGTTTCAGGATAATCCGGGCAAGTTTGCACCGCCAGAAGCTTTAGATATGCCGCCGGGCGCACCTATTGGTATGCCTGACAACGAGTTTGAATGGTAG
- a CDS encoding PAS domain S-box protein, translated as MPNSSADFNKLFYLNPQPMWIFEEKTLKFLDVNKAAIQAYGYSKAEFLDMTIKDIRPNEDYKKFEVALKNLNGDKLRKREFRHVTKGGQIKYVEIFSYQIDFGDKNARLVLAIDITAHKLHEQELETKNELLQQVAAFNSHELRRPIANILGLINVMDTLEVDKDNDLQSVLSMIKQNCRQIDELIKSLSTGIC; from the coding sequence ATGCCCAACTCAAGCGCCGACTTTAACAAGCTATTTTATCTTAACCCACAGCCAATGTGGATATTCGAAGAAAAGACGCTTAAGTTTCTGGATGTGAACAAAGCCGCCATACAAGCTTATGGTTATTCTAAAGCAGAGTTTTTAGATATGACTATAAAGGATATTAGGCCGAACGAAGATTATAAAAAATTTGAAGTTGCGCTTAAAAACCTTAACGGTGATAAGCTGCGCAAACGCGAATTTCGGCATGTAACAAAGGGGGGGCAAATCAAATATGTTGAAATTTTCTCGTATCAGATTGATTTTGGCGACAAGAATGCAAGGCTAGTGCTTGCCATTGATATTACTGCACATAAACTGCATGAGCAGGAACTTGAAACTAAGAACGAGTTGCTGCAACAAGTAGCAGCTTTTAATTCGCATGAATTGCGCAGGCCTATAGCTAATATACTTGGCCTTATCAACGTAATGGATACGCTTGAGGTAGATAAAGATAATGACCTGCAAAGTGTGCTGTCTATGATTAAACAAAATTGCCGGCAGATAGACGAGTTAATAAAAAGCTTATCTACCGGTATCTGTTAA
- a CDS encoding RNA polymerase sigma factor, whose protein sequence is MELISTPSIITLDKFEDIFRDNYSPLFRYISSITKDQDLAKDVLSDLFLNLWQQREKLQINNIKAYLFRSARNGALKAISGTQTAELSDDTFNIPADSYNPFEKFVAKQSIKIVEELINRLPVARKEMIELRLLGLKNYEIAGIMDISEKKVEYNMREAIEQLSHMVRHSNLDKATVAGGLMMINLILTII, encoded by the coding sequence ATGGAACTGATTAGTACCCCTTCGATTATTACGCTTGATAAGTTTGAGGATATTTTCAGGGATAACTATTCGCCGCTGTTCAGATATATCAGTTCAATTACAAAAGATCAGGATCTGGCAAAAGATGTATTATCTGATCTGTTCTTAAACCTGTGGCAACAGCGCGAAAAACTTCAGATCAATAATATTAAAGCATACTTGTTCCGCTCAGCCAGAAACGGTGCTTTAAAAGCAATCAGCGGTACGCAAACTGCAGAACTATCTGACGATACCTTCAATATCCCAGCCGACAGCTACAACCCTTTCGAAAAATTTGTTGCCAAGCAATCTATCAAAATCGTTGAAGAGTTGATTAACCGTTTGCCGGTTGCACGTAAAGAAATGATCGAACTACGCCTGCTCGGATTAAAGAACTACGAAATAGCGGGTATCATGGATATCTCCGAAAAAAAGGTAGAATACAATATGCGCGAAGCCATAGAGCAGCTCAGCCATATGGTGCGCCACAGCAATTTAGATAAAGCAACTGTTGCCGGTGGTTTGATGATGATTAATCTTATCTTAACAATAATATAA
- a CDS encoding SusC/RagA family TonB-linked outer membrane protein, which translates to MKYLKLLRFIFIFCSCLGWLLTSVPAMAQSDKGQVTFLQQRLSVQAIIETLRKAGYKVSFDADVNLNRGITLPSVNMTTDQLAHTFEQQAGLGLRNIDGNLVIRKLDMVTVNGTIISSDDKTPLAGVTISDASKRNLGSANTNGKFSIIVPRGSKVTFSMIGFDPQVQVFDKNSGNLSLIMNASTTALNEVVVTALGIKRDEKALGYAATVVKGDQLTNAMSNNWTDALSGKVAGLNLIRSNGGPTGSNRIVLRGETNLTGDNEALIVVDGVVTNNGSGRSTGTGSGGYLDGDSPVDFGSGLNDINPDDIESITVLKGPGAAALYGQRGANGAIVITTKSGRSKDGKVSVTINSNAALESISRWPDYQYQYGQGVDGANYYSFGATADGASTRSTSSAWGPKFDGQSFYQYDPTTHTGGTTRTPWVAYPDARKDFFDVGKTFTNNISLSGGNDKTSARFSATHVDNTWIVPNTGYKRNTVALAVDQKVSDKLQISTRINYTNKTSDNLPATGYNNQSLMYWNMFWEPNGDLNWLKDYWLPGQQNVKQSYPFSSYPDNPYLIAYEMLNTLNRNGLTGNIQATYNFTKHLSFMVRTSVDFGYQQTTQQRPYDTEKFTKGMYRTQNSFSQEITNDFLLRYNTKIAKDFSINATAGGSMLKNRYNKDELRADSLLYPGIYTLANKAGVLNALPYKSQYALNSFYGLLSVGYKDELFVDVTGRNDWNSVLASPTSTSNASFFYPSVNASAILSEIFHLPDFVRYGKVRGSYAGVGSGTTVPYRTSYSYTSVSNFPGGLANPTTLANTNLKPLYTTSYELGTEWQLFNGRLGFDLAVYSNKTKDQILTATVDRSSGINAAVINAGAVRNQGIEIAANGVPVRTKSGFSWSVNGTFTANRNKVLSLTDSLSSLTLQTGPGSRGSIIAYVGGSMGDLYGRGYVRSPDGQIVYSNGYPVLTTDMKYIGNVYPKWKTSLNNQFNYKNFSFSFLWDAQFGGMGYSLTAAVLAEQGKTANTLPGRYNGIIGKGVIKNPDGTYRPNDVVAQDITNYYTTHYGRDNVEGATYSTNFLKLREARLDYTFNKKQLRWIGLKKVTIGVYGRDLLMITKWPGFDPEFGTLNDGYGTAGAQGMAYVTQGFELGQLPTTRTIGFNLMIGI; encoded by the coding sequence ATGAAATATCTAAAACTTCTACGCTTCATTTTCATCTTTTGCTCGTGCCTCGGTTGGCTGCTTACGTCAGTCCCGGCTATGGCGCAGAGCGACAAAGGTCAGGTCACTTTTTTGCAGCAGCGGCTAAGTGTACAGGCCATTATCGAAACCCTTAGAAAGGCCGGTTACAAAGTATCTTTTGATGCCGATGTCAATCTTAACAGGGGTATTACTTTACCATCGGTTAATATGACTACTGACCAGCTTGCGCATACATTTGAGCAACAGGCAGGTTTAGGTTTAAGAAATATCGATGGCAACCTGGTTATCCGTAAGCTGGATATGGTTACGGTAAACGGAACCATTATCTCATCGGATGACAAAACACCTTTAGCAGGTGTAACCATTTCTGATGCCAGCAAAAGGAACCTGGGTTCTGCTAACACTAACGGCAAGTTTTCCATTATCGTTCCGCGTGGCAGCAAAGTGACCTTTAGCATGATCGGTTTTGACCCGCAGGTGCAAGTCTTCGACAAAAATTCGGGTAACCTCAGCCTGATCATGAACGCTTCTACCACCGCACTTAATGAGGTGGTGGTAACGGCATTGGGTATCAAACGCGACGAAAAAGCATTGGGTTATGCAGCAACCGTTGTAAAAGGCGACCAACTGACCAATGCCATGTCAAACAACTGGACCGACGCATTATCAGGCAAGGTGGCTGGTTTAAACCTGATCCGTTCAAACGGCGGCCCTACCGGCTCAAACCGTATCGTGTTACGTGGCGAAACCAATTTAACAGGTGATAACGAAGCACTGATTGTTGTTGATGGTGTGGTTACCAATAATGGTAGCGGCCGATCAACAGGTACCGGCAGCGGAGGTTACCTGGATGGCGATTCGCCCGTTGACTTTGGTAGCGGCCTTAATGATATTAATCCTGATGATATTGAAAGCATCACGGTACTGAAAGGCCCGGGTGCAGCTGCACTATACGGGCAGCGCGGTGCTAACGGTGCAATTGTAATCACCACTAAATCAGGTCGGTCAAAAGACGGTAAGGTAAGCGTTACCATCAATTCAAACGCTGCTTTAGAAAGTATCAGCCGCTGGCCGGATTACCAGTATCAATACGGTCAGGGTGTTGATGGTGCCAACTATTATTCGTTCGGTGCCACTGCCGATGGCGCAAGCACACGCAGCACCAGTTCGGCATGGGGACCAAAGTTTGACGGGCAGTCGTTTTATCAATACGATCCCACTACACATACCGGGGGCACTACACGTACACCGTGGGTAGCTTATCCGGATGCACGCAAGGATTTCTTTGATGTAGGTAAAACATTTACCAACAACATCAGCCTTAGCGGTGGTAATGATAAAACCTCGGCGCGTTTTTCGGCTACGCACGTTGATAATACCTGGATTGTGCCGAATACCGGCTACAAACGTAATACGGTTGCTTTGGCGGTAGACCAAAAAGTAAGCGACAAATTACAGATATCAACCCGTATCAATTATACCAACAAAACCAGCGATAATTTACCGGCCACAGGTTATAATAACCAGTCGTTAATGTACTGGAATATGTTTTGGGAGCCAAACGGCGACCTGAACTGGTTAAAAGATTACTGGCTGCCGGGGCAGCAAAATGTGAAGCAAAGCTATCCATTTAGCAGCTATCCTGATAACCCATACCTTATAGCCTATGAAATGCTGAACACGTTGAACCGTAACGGCTTAACAGGAAACATACAGGCTACATATAACTTCACCAAGCACCTGAGCTTTATGGTGCGTACCTCTGTTGATTTTGGCTATCAGCAAACTACGCAGCAGCGCCCTTATGATACTGAGAAGTTTACCAAGGGTATGTACCGTACGCAAAACTCGTTCTCGCAGGAGATTACCAATGATTTCTTGCTGCGTTACAATACCAAAATAGCTAAAGACTTTTCGATCAATGCTACCGCAGGTGGTAGTATGCTAAAGAACCGCTATAATAAAGATGAGCTTCGTGCCGACTCTTTGTTATATCCCGGTATCTACACCTTGGCTAACAAAGCAGGCGTATTAAATGCATTGCCTTACAAAAGCCAGTATGCACTTAACAGCTTCTACGGTTTGTTATCTGTAGGCTACAAAGACGAACTGTTTGTGGATGTGACCGGCCGTAACGACTGGAACAGCGTATTGGCTTCGCCAACGTCTACCAGCAATGCCTCATTCTTTTATCCGTCCGTAAATGCCAGCGCCATTCTTTCAGAGATATTCCATCTTCCTGATTTTGTTCGCTATGGTAAAGTCCGTGGTTCATACGCAGGTGTGGGCAGCGGTACAACAGTGCCATACCGTACTTCATACTCTTACACATCGGTTAGCAATTTTCCGGGTGGTTTGGCAAATCCAACAACCCTGGCTAATACCAACCTTAAACCACTGTACACCACCAGTTACGAGTTAGGTACCGAGTGGCAGTTATTCAACGGCCGTTTAGGTTTTGACCTTGCCGTATACAGTAATAAAACAAAAGATCAGATCTTAACCGCCACGGTCGACCGCTCATCTGGTATCAATGCCGCGGTGATTAACGCAGGTGCGGTGCGTAACCAGGGTATCGAGATTGCTGCCAATGGTGTGCCTGTCCGTACTAAAAGTGGTTTCAGTTGGAGCGTGAATGGTACTTTCACCGCTAACCGTAATAAAGTATTATCGTTGACAGACAGCCTGAGCAGCCTTACGCTGCAAACCGGTCCGGGTAGCCGCGGATCTATCATTGCCTACGTTGGCGGCAGTATGGGCGACCTTTATGGCCGTGGTTATGTGCGTTCGCCTGATGGGCAGATCGTTTACTCAAACGGCTACCCGGTACTTACTACCGACATGAAATACATCGGTAATGTATATCCAAAGTGGAAAACCAGCTTAAACAACCAGTTTAACTATAAAAACTTCAGCTTTAGCTTCCTTTGGGATGCACAGTTCGGCGGTATGGGTTATTCTTTAACGGCAGCAGTGTTGGCAGAGCAAGGCAAAACGGCTAATACATTGCCTGGCCGTTACAACGGTATCATTGGTAAAGGTGTTATCAAAAATCCTGATGGCACTTACCGCCCTAATGATGTGGTAGCACAGGATATCACTAATTATTACACTACCCATTACGGTCGTGATAACGTGGAAGGTGCTACCTATTCTACCAACTTTTTGAAACTGCGTGAAGCCCGCCTCGACTACACTTTCAATAAAAAGCAATTACGCTGGATCGGCCTTAAAAAAGTAACCATCGGTGTTTACGGACGTGATTTATTGATGATCACCAAGTGGCCAGGCTTCGACCCGGAGTTTGGTACCCTGAACGACGGCTATGGCACAGCAGGTGCACAAGGCATGGCTTACGTAACACAAGGTTTCGAGTTAGGCCAGTTACCAACTACCCGCACTATAGGCTTTAACCTAATGATTGGCATTTAA
- a CDS encoding FecR family protein, which translates to MNWELILKYVNTEANAEEERQVEQWLDEQSENATLLAYLQKRRNQLQQPLKQTDIDEQWLLLLSRIFDSGETTKAKGKNIYISIGIAASILLVSMLGWIYLKQSPDLNVKELSLQTAANNRNKVILPDGTEVFMAPASKIIYKSNYGIHKRELQLNGEAFFNVKHKADVPFIIHTANKVTVTVLGTSFNVYNRLNANTEVKVATGLVGVTANNHTSLLKAGQQGTYSAITREIAIKQVETHDAAALQNGILFFKEDNAEEIAQKIERWYNIKVTVFASARKHARFSGEIKDDGIDSLLHAINYAVGLQYQFKDSNTLMLF; encoded by the coding sequence ATGAATTGGGAGCTTATACTAAAATATGTAAACACCGAAGCTAATGCCGAAGAGGAGCGGCAGGTAGAGCAGTGGCTTGATGAACAAAGCGAGAATGCTACACTGCTGGCCTATCTGCAAAAGCGAAGAAACCAGCTTCAGCAACCGCTTAAACAAACTGATATTGATGAACAATGGCTTCTGTTACTCAGCCGGATCTTTGATTCGGGAGAAACCACTAAGGCTAAAGGTAAAAACATATATATCTCAATTGGTATAGCTGCAAGTATCCTGCTGGTAAGCATGCTGGGCTGGATCTATCTTAAGCAAAGCCCCGACCTTAATGTAAAAGAGCTATCGCTGCAAACAGCGGCTAATAACCGCAATAAAGTAATACTTCCAGATGGTACCGAAGTGTTTATGGCACCTGCCTCAAAAATTATTTACAAAAGCAATTATGGCATCCACAAACGCGAGTTGCAATTAAATGGCGAAGCCTTTTTCAATGTAAAGCATAAAGCTGATGTGCCATTCATCATCCATACGGCTAATAAGGTAACCGTTACCGTTTTGGGTACTTCTTTTAACGTTTACAATCGTCTTAATGCCAATACAGAGGTAAAAGTGGCTACAGGTTTAGTGGGCGTTACTGCAAACAATCATACCAGTTTGCTGAAAGCTGGTCAGCAGGGTACATATTCAGCAATCACCAGGGAAATAGCCATAAAACAGGTAGAAACGCATGATGCAGCCGCATTGCAAAATGGCATTTTATTCTTTAAGGAAGATAACGCAGAGGAGATCGCGCAAAAAATTGAACGCTGGTACAACATCAAGGTTACAGTCTTTGCATCTGCCCGCAAGCATGCCCGTTTCAGCGGCGAAATAAAAGACGATGGCATAGACAGTTTACTGCACGCCATTAACTACGCCGTAGGGCTTCAATATCAATTTAAAGACTCCAATACATTGATGCTATTCTAA
- a CDS encoding calcineurin-like phosphoesterase C-terminal domain-containing protein has translation MSNRRDFLKGLGIAGAAIAIPETLVQAAPVSATNNDKRDLTNLTLKGRVHSNGAGIAGVAVTDGINITRTNKSGRYTLLSNKTAEFVYISLPSGYTFPQQKGLVQFYKRIDTSQNVFTADFALEKLNTDDKKHIFVVWADPQIISKKDAEVLVNQAAPDLRDLAKSYPAGTLIHAVGCGDLVWDHFELLEDYKQAVEISSVPFFNLIGNHDMDLNARTDDYSAETFKTNFGPTYYSYNRGDVHYVVLDDVFFIGTAKKYIGYITENQLQWLEQDLATVKPGTTVIVSLHIPTNTGSQRRNKLVEEEIGGVVSNREQLYKILAPYKVHIMSGHTHMNEKWERDNMMEHVHGTVCGAWWTGPVCTDGTPEGYAVYEINGGDVNWYYKSTGKPKDYQLKVYEKGRYKAEPGAVVANVWNWDPKWKIEWFEDGQPKGEMERKVAFDPLAVELYEGPQLPKKHKFVDPTLTDHLFFATPSANAKKVKVVATDRFGKAYSEEIAI, from the coding sequence ATGAGTAACAGACGCGATTTCTTGAAAGGCCTGGGTATCGCAGGCGCAGCAATAGCCATTCCGGAGACCTTGGTACAGGCTGCCCCGGTATCAGCAACTAATAACGATAAGCGGGACCTTACCAACCTAACACTTAAAGGCCGTGTGCATAGTAATGGTGCAGGTATTGCAGGCGTAGCGGTAACCGATGGCATAAATATTACCCGTACCAATAAAAGCGGCCGCTATACCTTATTGAGTAATAAAACAGCAGAGTTTGTCTATATCAGCTTGCCTTCGGGATATACTTTTCCGCAGCAAAAAGGATTGGTGCAGTTTTATAAAAGGATTGATACCTCGCAAAATGTTTTTACAGCTGACTTTGCTTTAGAGAAACTGAATACCGATGATAAAAAACACATTTTTGTAGTATGGGCTGACCCTCAGATCATCTCCAAAAAGGACGCAGAAGTATTGGTGAACCAGGCAGCGCCTGATCTGCGCGACCTGGCAAAATCATATCCTGCGGGAACATTGATCCATGCTGTAGGCTGCGGCGATTTGGTTTGGGATCATTTTGAATTGCTGGAAGATTATAAACAGGCAGTTGAAATAAGCAGCGTTCCTTTCTTTAATCTCATCGGTAACCACGATATGGATTTAAATGCTCGTACAGATGATTATTCAGCAGAGACATTTAAAACGAATTTTGGCCCTACCTACTATTCATATAACCGTGGCGATGTGCATTACGTGGTTCTGGATGATGTTTTCTTTATCGGTACTGCGAAAAAATACATCGGTTACATTACAGAAAACCAGTTACAATGGCTGGAGCAGGATCTGGCAACTGTAAAGCCCGGCACTACGGTAATTGTTTCTTTGCATATCCCTACCAATACAGGCAGCCAACGACGTAATAAATTAGTAGAGGAAGAAATTGGCGGTGTGGTATCAAACCGTGAGCAGCTTTACAAAATTCTGGCACCTTATAAAGTACATATCATGTCAGGCCATACGCACATGAACGAAAAGTGGGAACGCGACAACATGATGGAACACGTGCATGGTACCGTTTGTGGTGCCTGGTGGACGGGCCCCGTTTGTACTGATGGTACGCCTGAAGGTTATGCCGTTTACGAAATTAATGGCGGCGATGTCAACTGGTATTATAAATCTACCGGTAAACCCAAAGATTACCAGCTTAAGGTTTATGAAAAGGGAAGGTACAAAGCCGAACCCGGAGCTGTTGTTGCCAATGTTTGGAATTGGGACCCTAAATGGAAAATTGAGTGGTTTGAAGACGGGCAGCCCAAAGGCGAAATGGAACGCAAGGTGGCGTTTGACCCTTTGGCTGTTGAACTGTACGAAGGGCCGCAACTGCCTAAAAAGCACAAGTTTGTTGATCCTACACTAACCGACCACCTCTTTTTTGCTACGCCATCGGCAAATGCAAAAAAAGTAAAAGTGGTAGCTACGGACAGGTTTGGCAAAGCCTACAGCGAAGAAATAGCTATTTAA